A portion of the Pseudarthrobacter sp. L1SW genome contains these proteins:
- a CDS encoding response regulator — protein MSNIRVLVVEDEAIASAAHAAYIGRLPGFELAGSAPDGQSALRLLSELSAAGNPVELVLLDMNLPDLHGLDIARRMRAAGILADIIAITAVRELAIVRNAVAIGVVQYLIKPFTFATFADKLESYRQFRQQLAGPNAGSGKTGASQSEVDQAFASLRAPSELPLPKGLSVSTLGSVQDFVKQQSDAVSATEVMDALGMSRVTARRYLEYLADAGTVARTARYGTPGRPENEYRWNGR, from the coding sequence GTGAGCAACATCCGGGTCCTCGTCGTTGAGGACGAGGCCATCGCATCAGCCGCGCACGCTGCCTACATCGGGCGGTTGCCGGGCTTTGAGCTGGCCGGCAGCGCCCCTGACGGCCAGTCTGCCCTCCGCCTGCTCAGTGAGTTGTCCGCGGCAGGAAACCCTGTGGAGCTGGTCCTCCTGGACATGAACCTTCCGGACCTCCACGGGCTGGACATTGCTCGGCGGATGCGGGCGGCCGGTATCCTGGCGGACATCATCGCCATCACGGCGGTGCGGGAACTGGCGATCGTCCGGAACGCGGTGGCCATCGGGGTGGTCCAGTACCTGATCAAGCCGTTCACGTTCGCCACCTTCGCGGACAAGCTGGAAAGCTACCGGCAGTTCCGGCAGCAGCTCGCCGGCCCGAACGCGGGATCCGGAAAGACCGGCGCGTCCCAAAGCGAAGTGGACCAGGCCTTCGCCAGCCTGCGGGCGCCCTCGGAACTCCCCCTGCCCAAGGGCCTCTCGGTTTCCACGCTGGGCTCAGTGCAGGACTTCGTCAAGCAGCAGAGCGATGCCGTCTCGGCCACGGAAGTGATGGACGCCCTGGGCATGTCCCGCGTCACAGCACGGCGCTACCTGGAGTACCTTGCCGATGCGGGGACGGTCGCCAGGACTGCCCGCTACGGGACCCCGGGCAGGCCGGAGAACGAATACCGCTGGAACGGGCGCTGA
- a CDS encoding ATP-binding protein yields MIHPWSIARRLFVANLLIVVVFIAIVGSATFVDARDRAYDEAGVRMAGIAASIAASPLVLEAAGGPDPSAVLQPYASDVMSAADVDFVTIMAPDRTRWTHPRGEEIGRPYIGSIDAALRGEQYTEVTAGTLGPSVRTIVPVKDEAGDVKALVAVGVTVRTVDVAVAGRLPALLAIGLALLVGGSLASWLLGRYLRRVTRGWGPEQLSQLFAYYESVLHSVREGLILIDAKGRVVMYNDQAAELLGLEGAGSKDPTRPPSLAELPLEEELRELFESGRTAKDEIVLTGSRVLVVNQGPAKAPGAPGNRGRTAVYGTVATLRDRTEIEALGNELETMRTLSGALRAQTHEHANRLHTMVSLLELGRTQEALDFATRDLELSQQLTDDMVSSVDEPVLGALVMGKVAEAHERGVQLDVATLGSGSVAGVAVQDLVTILGNLLDNAIDAAADAPPPRRVELTVESDEEGLDIAVHDSGAVLDAQAADNIFRHGFSTKPSGPGGRGIGLALVRQAVQRLGGTLTINGRRGAKFEVFLPAAVSPQKEHTP; encoded by the coding sequence ATGATCCACCCCTGGAGTATCGCCCGCCGGCTCTTCGTGGCGAACCTGCTGATTGTGGTGGTGTTCATCGCGATTGTTGGTTCGGCCACGTTCGTTGATGCCCGTGACCGCGCCTATGACGAGGCCGGCGTGCGGATGGCGGGGATTGCCGCTTCGATTGCGGCGAGCCCTCTGGTGCTGGAGGCGGCCGGCGGGCCGGACCCCTCAGCAGTCCTGCAGCCCTACGCCAGCGACGTTATGTCCGCAGCCGACGTCGACTTCGTCACCATCATGGCTCCCGACAGGACCCGTTGGACGCACCCGCGCGGGGAGGAAATCGGACGGCCATACATCGGCTCGATTGACGCTGCGCTGCGGGGTGAGCAGTACACGGAAGTGACGGCGGGGACGCTGGGCCCGTCAGTGCGGACGATCGTCCCGGTCAAGGATGAAGCGGGCGACGTGAAGGCGCTGGTGGCGGTGGGTGTCACGGTACGCACTGTGGATGTTGCCGTTGCCGGACGCCTGCCTGCCCTGTTGGCGATCGGCCTTGCCCTGCTGGTGGGAGGCTCGCTGGCCTCCTGGCTGCTGGGCCGGTATCTCCGGCGGGTCACGCGCGGCTGGGGGCCGGAGCAGCTCTCGCAGCTGTTCGCGTACTACGAGTCCGTCCTGCACTCGGTGCGGGAAGGGCTGATCCTCATCGATGCCAAGGGCCGTGTGGTGATGTACAACGACCAGGCGGCAGAACTGCTGGGCCTGGAGGGTGCCGGCAGCAAGGACCCTACCCGGCCGCCGTCGCTGGCGGAACTGCCGCTTGAGGAGGAGCTCCGGGAGTTGTTCGAGTCCGGGCGGACTGCCAAGGACGAGATTGTCCTCACTGGTTCGCGGGTCCTGGTGGTTAACCAGGGACCGGCCAAGGCGCCCGGGGCGCCGGGGAACCGCGGCCGGACAGCTGTCTACGGCACGGTGGCCACCCTGCGGGACCGGACCGAGATCGAGGCGTTGGGGAACGAACTGGAAACCATGCGCACCCTTTCGGGCGCGCTCCGCGCCCAGACGCACGAGCACGCCAACAGGCTCCACACCATGGTCTCCCTTCTGGAGCTCGGCCGGACACAGGAAGCCCTGGACTTTGCCACCCGGGACCTGGAACTGAGCCAGCAGCTGACCGATGACATGGTCAGCTCGGTGGATGAGCCCGTGCTGGGCGCCCTGGTCATGGGCAAGGTGGCCGAAGCGCACGAACGGGGGGTCCAGCTGGACGTTGCGACGCTGGGTTCCGGTAGTGTGGCGGGGGTCGCCGTGCAGGACCTGGTCACCATCCTGGGAAACCTGCTGGACAACGCGATTGATGCGGCCGCCGACGCTCCGCCGCCGCGGCGGGTGGAGCTGACAGTGGAGTCGGACGAGGAAGGGCTGGACATCGCCGTCCACGATTCCGGCGCCGTCCTGGACGCCCAGGCCGCGGACAATATCTTCCGGCACGGCTTCAGCACGAAGCCTTCCGGACCGGGCGGACGGGGCATCGGGCTGGCGCTGGTCCGGCAGGCGGTACAGCGCCTGGGAGGTACGCTGACCATCAACGGACGGCGCGGAGCGAAGTTCGAAGTATTTCTTCCCGCAGCGGTGTCCCCGCAGAAGGAGCACACCCCGTGA
- a CDS encoding cation:dicarboxylate symporter family transporter — MASQRGESLDTVKTRRKGIDKSHYLYIAVIAAVILGAVVGLMFPEVGKSLKPLGDGFIKLIKMMIAPIIFCTIVLGIGSIAKAATVGKVGGLALGYFVLMSTFALAIGLVVGNLIHPGEGLKLAPYDPNKKAEVDSTVAFLLGIIPGDIPVLPTLFAALLVGFALQKMGPQGAPILKAIGHGQVLVFRILIMIMWLAPVGAFGAIAAVVGATGFQAIVSMFTLMAAFYITCALFIVIILGGLLKVVTGVNIFKLMKYLGREYLLIFSTSSSEAALPRLIAKMEHLGVSKPVVGVTVPTGYSFNLDGTAIYLTMASLFVANAMGTPLDLGAQVSLLIFMIIASKGAAGVTGAGLATLAAGLQAHKPELLGGVGMIVGIDRFMSEARALTNFTGNAVATVLIGTWVKEIDGDQVNQVLSGELPFDEQTMIAGHGHAAPADEARPVPAAV; from the coding sequence ATGGCTTCTCAACGAGGAGAGTCGCTTGACACCGTGAAGACGCGGCGCAAGGGCATCGACAAATCCCACTACCTCTACATCGCCGTCATCGCCGCCGTGATCCTCGGCGCCGTGGTGGGCCTGATGTTTCCGGAAGTCGGCAAGTCCCTCAAGCCGCTCGGCGACGGATTCATCAAACTCATCAAGATGATGATCGCCCCGATCATCTTCTGCACCATCGTCCTGGGCATCGGCTCGATCGCGAAAGCTGCCACGGTAGGCAAGGTAGGCGGCCTGGCACTGGGCTACTTCGTCCTGATGTCCACGTTCGCGCTCGCCATCGGCCTGGTGGTGGGCAACCTGATCCACCCGGGCGAGGGCCTGAAGCTTGCCCCCTACGACCCCAACAAGAAGGCGGAAGTAGACAGCACCGTTGCCTTCCTCCTCGGCATCATTCCCGGAGACATCCCCGTCCTCCCCACCCTCTTTGCCGCCCTCCTCGTAGGGTTCGCCCTCCAGAAGATGGGCCCCCAGGGCGCCCCCATCCTCAAGGCCATCGGCCACGGCCAGGTCCTCGTATTCCGCATCCTGATCATGATCATGTGGCTTGCCCCCGTGGGCGCCTTCGGTGCCATCGCCGCCGTCGTGGGAGCCACCGGCTTCCAGGCCATCGTCAGCATGTTCACCCTGATGGCCGCCTTCTACATCACCTGCGCACTGTTCATCGTGATCATCCTCGGCGGCCTGCTCAAGGTTGTCACGGGCGTCAACATCTTCAAGCTGATGAAGTACCTGGGCCGCGAATACCTGCTCATCTTCTCCACGTCCTCCTCCGAAGCTGCCCTGCCCCGCCTGATCGCCAAGATGGAACACCTCGGTGTCTCCAAGCCCGTTGTTGGCGTCACGGTGCCCACCGGCTACTCCTTCAACCTTGACGGCACGGCCATCTACCTGACCATGGCCTCCCTGTTCGTTGCCAACGCCATGGGCACGCCGCTGGACCTGGGCGCCCAGGTCTCCCTGCTGATCTTCATGATCATTGCCTCCAAGGGTGCAGCCGGTGTCACCGGTGCCGGCCTTGCCACGCTCGCTGCCGGCCTCCAGGCACACAAGCCCGAGCTGCTGGGCGGCGTGGGCATGATCGTGGGCATCGACCGGTTCATGTCCGAGGCCCGCGCCTTGACCAACTTCACCGGCAACGCCGTCGCCACCGTCCTGATCGGCACGTGGGTCAAGGAGATCGACGGCGACCAGGTCAACCAGGTGCTCTCCGGCGAACTGCCCTTCGACGAGCAGACCATGATTGCCGGCCACGGCCACGCGGCCCCCGCAGACGAGGCGCGCCCCGTTCCCGCCGCCGTCTAG
- a CDS encoding ParA family protein, translating into MSSEQGSATLEGTEFDLDNAVMGPTGRPYREFPEPAPLSSHGPARVIAMVNQKGGVGKTTSTINLAAALAEYGRRVLLVDFDPQGALSAGLGVNPHELDLTVYNVLMDRKVDIRDAIHQTGVENVDLLPANIDLSAAEVQLVNEVAREQVLDRALKKVEDDYDVVLIDCQPSLGLLTVNALTAAHGVIIPLICEFFALRAVALLVETIDKVQDRLNPRLQVDGVLATMYDARTLHSREVITRLVEAFGDKVFETVIKRSIKFADATVAAEPITSYAGNHVGADAYRRLAKELISRGGAP; encoded by the coding sequence GTGAGCAGCGAACAGGGTTCAGCAACTCTGGAGGGCACGGAATTTGACCTGGACAACGCGGTGATGGGCCCCACCGGGCGCCCATACCGCGAGTTCCCGGAACCCGCGCCGCTGTCCTCCCACGGTCCGGCCCGGGTCATCGCCATGGTGAACCAGAAGGGCGGCGTCGGTAAGACCACCTCAACGATCAACCTCGCTGCAGCCCTGGCAGAGTACGGCCGCCGCGTCCTCCTGGTGGATTTCGATCCGCAGGGTGCGCTTTCGGCGGGCCTCGGCGTGAACCCCCACGAGCTGGACCTCACTGTCTACAACGTGCTGATGGACCGCAAAGTGGATATCCGCGACGCCATCCACCAGACCGGCGTCGAGAACGTCGACCTCCTGCCGGCCAACATCGACCTCTCCGCTGCCGAGGTCCAGCTCGTCAACGAGGTGGCGCGCGAGCAGGTCCTGGACCGGGCCCTCAAGAAGGTCGAGGACGACTATGACGTTGTCCTCATCGACTGCCAGCCCTCCCTGGGGCTCCTGACCGTCAATGCCCTCACTGCGGCGCACGGCGTCATCATTCCGCTGATCTGCGAATTCTTCGCCCTCCGCGCCGTGGCGCTGCTGGTGGAAACCATCGACAAGGTGCAGGACCGGCTTAACCCGCGACTGCAGGTGGACGGGGTACTCGCCACGATGTACGACGCCCGGACGCTGCACAGCCGCGAGGTCATCACCCGGCTCGTGGAGGCCTTCGGAGACAAGGTCTTCGAGACCGTCATCAAGCGCTCCATCAAATTCGCGGACGCCACCGTGGCCGCCGAGCCGATCACCAGTTACGCCGGCAACCACGTGGGGGCCGACGCCTACCGCCGGCTTGCCAAAGAGCTGATCTCGCGCGGCGGCGCACCCTAG
- a CDS encoding ScpA family protein, whose amino-acid sequence MAETKPGFEVRLANFTGPFDLLLGLIAKHQLDITEVAIATVTDEFIKYIRKLQELGEDWALDEASEFLVIAATLLDIKAARLLPAGEVEDDEDMALLEARDLLFARLLQYKAFKQVAGLLGETLHQEARRFPRQVALEEHFAAMLPELVWKHTPKQFAALAEAALQPKAPKPTEVGLGHLHGGQVSVKEQAEIVGLRLQKESPLTFRAIIADAESTLVVVARFLALLELFRDKAVSFDQLSPLADLAVHWTAGGRQWSAENLSEEFEEQL is encoded by the coding sequence GTGGCCGAAACCAAGCCCGGCTTCGAGGTGCGGCTGGCCAACTTCACGGGTCCGTTCGACCTCCTGCTGGGACTGATCGCCAAGCACCAGCTGGACATCACCGAGGTGGCCATCGCCACGGTGACCGACGAATTCATCAAGTACATCCGGAAGCTGCAGGAACTGGGCGAGGACTGGGCCCTGGACGAAGCAAGCGAATTCCTGGTGATCGCCGCGACCCTGCTGGACATCAAAGCCGCAAGGCTCCTTCCTGCCGGGGAAGTGGAAGACGATGAGGACATGGCCCTGCTGGAAGCCAGGGACCTGCTCTTCGCCCGGCTCCTCCAGTACAAGGCCTTCAAGCAGGTTGCCGGGCTCCTGGGCGAAACCCTGCACCAGGAAGCCCGGCGTTTTCCCCGGCAGGTGGCGCTGGAGGAACACTTCGCGGCCATGCTCCCTGAACTCGTCTGGAAGCACACTCCAAAACAGTTCGCCGCCCTGGCCGAAGCTGCCCTGCAACCCAAGGCGCCCAAGCCCACGGAAGTCGGGCTGGGCCACCTCCACGGCGGCCAAGTCAGCGTCAAGGAGCAGGCGGAGATCGTGGGGCTGCGGCTCCAGAAGGAATCGCCGCTGACCTTCCGGGCCATCATTGCCGACGCCGAATCCACCCTGGTGGTGGTGGCCAGGTTCCTGGCCCTGCTGGAACTGTTCCGGGACAAGGCAGTGTCCTTCGACCAGCTTTCGCCGCTGGCGGACCTCGCCGTCCACTGGACTGCCGGCGGCCGGCAGTGGTCCGCGGAAAACCTGAGCGAAGAATTCGAGGAGCAGCTGTGA
- a CDS encoding SMC-Scp complex subunit ScpB has product MVIDQPATEDELAAGLGLTVETVSALLAELQREYTGYTVKAPDMEQASAAGFGSSPRGFELRNIAGGWRIYSRAEFADIVGKYVLEGQTARLTQAALETLAVIAYRQPVSRARVSAIRGVNVDSVVRTLAQRGLIEDSGTDPESGAILYRTTSYFLERMGIGSVAELPQLSPHLPGLDGIAEYYDAEGI; this is encoded by the coding sequence ATGGTCATCGACCAGCCGGCAACAGAGGACGAGCTGGCTGCTGGCCTTGGGCTGACCGTTGAAACGGTCAGCGCCCTGCTGGCCGAACTTCAGCGCGAGTATACCGGCTATACTGTTAAAGCCCCGGATATGGAACAAGCCAGCGCCGCTGGTTTCGGCTCCAGCCCCCGGGGTTTTGAATTGCGGAACATCGCCGGTGGCTGGCGGATCTATTCCCGCGCGGAATTCGCCGACATTGTCGGCAAATACGTGCTGGAAGGACAAACGGCCAGGCTTACCCAGGCGGCCTTGGAAACGCTGGCGGTCATCGCGTACCGGCAGCCCGTCTCCAGGGCAAGGGTGTCCGCAATCCGGGGTGTCAATGTCGACTCCGTTGTCAGGACACTCGCCCAGCGCGGGTTGATCGAGGATTCGGGAACGGATCCGGAGTCCGGGGCCATTCTCTACCGGACCACATCGTATTTCCTGGAGCGGATGGGAATCGGCTCGGTGGCCGAGCTGCCGCAGCTGTCTCCACATCTTCCAGGTTTGGACGGCATCGCGGAGTACTACGACGCCGAAGGGATCTAG
- a CDS encoding pseudouridine synthase, with amino-acid sequence MTQAGRQGSPRNSSGRNGSGRNTTQRNTSQGGSSAGGFRGGAPKRGGGFGTDRPQRAPKPREERFIDPDLASDGPQQGRGAVDPRAAKPSSRKPAARKPGAKKAPGTPGALKPKPRTGAPGAAASRAFGSERFGQNLGPVRRPSRKKGPRGDVPQSELHDADGVRLQKVMASAGVASRRVCEEMIAEGRVEVDGQVVTELGVRVDPKTAVIHVDGLRIQLDEDLVYMVFNKPKGVVSTMEDPEGRPCISDFLKNSKNKGERLFHVGRLDVATEGLLLLTNDGELANRLTHPSYEVPKTYLVQVRGPFPQGIGAQLKEGVELEDGFASVDSFRLVDSTPGHVLIEVVLHSGKNRIVRRLFDAVGFPVLRLVRVKVGPIGLGDQRQGSIRNLGKQEVGHLLASVGL; translated from the coding sequence ATGACACAGGCGGGACGCCAGGGTTCACCACGTAACAGTTCGGGACGCAACGGTTCGGGACGAAACACAACACAGCGCAACACCTCCCAGGGGGGCAGTTCAGCGGGCGGATTCCGCGGCGGTGCCCCCAAGCGGGGCGGCGGGTTCGGCACTGACCGTCCGCAGCGCGCGCCCAAGCCGCGCGAGGAGCGCTTCATCGATCCGGATTTGGCCTCCGACGGCCCCCAGCAGGGCCGCGGCGCCGTCGATCCCAGGGCCGCCAAGCCTTCCTCCCGGAAGCCTGCAGCGCGCAAACCCGGGGCCAAGAAGGCACCGGGAACGCCGGGCGCACTCAAGCCGAAGCCGCGAACAGGCGCCCCGGGGGCCGCAGCCTCACGCGCCTTCGGAAGCGAACGCTTCGGCCAGAACCTGGGACCCGTCCGCAGGCCGTCCCGCAAGAAGGGACCCCGGGGCGATGTTCCCCAGTCGGAGCTTCACGACGCCGACGGCGTACGCCTGCAGAAGGTCATGGCCTCTGCGGGGGTCGCCTCCCGCCGCGTCTGCGAAGAGATGATCGCCGAGGGGCGGGTGGAGGTGGACGGCCAGGTTGTCACCGAACTCGGCGTCCGCGTCGACCCCAAGACCGCCGTCATCCATGTGGACGGGCTCCGGATCCAGCTGGACGAGGACCTGGTGTACATGGTGTTCAATAAGCCCAAGGGCGTCGTTTCCACCATGGAGGACCCCGAGGGGCGCCCCTGCATCAGCGACTTCCTCAAGAACAGCAAGAACAAGGGCGAACGCCTGTTCCACGTTGGCCGCCTGGACGTCGCCACCGAGGGGCTGCTCCTGCTGACGAACGACGGCGAACTCGCCAACCGACTGACGCACCCTTCCTACGAGGTCCCCAAGACCTACCTCGTGCAGGTCCGCGGTCCGTTCCCGCAGGGCATTGGGGCCCAGCTCAAGGAGGGCGTGGAACTTGAGGACGGCTTTGCGTCCGTGGACTCCTTCCGGCTGGTGGACTCCACCCCCGGCCACGTCCTGATCGAGGTGGTCCTGCACTCGGGCAAGAACCGTATTGTCCGCCGCCTGTTTGACGCCGTCGGCTTCCCGGTCCTGCGGCTGGTCCGCGTGAAGGTGGGCCCCATCGGCCTGGGTGACCAGCGCCAGGGCAGCATCCGCAACCTCGGCAAGCAGGAAGTCGGCCATCTGCTGGCATCCGTAGGGCTCTGA
- a CDS encoding prephenate dehydrogenase, with the protein MSAFHSQGRGHLDGPVVVLGTGLLGTSIGLGLRGRGVPVFLSDPSPTNQAVAVDIGAGRPLAELGGRVPQLVVVAAPPDVTADVVAAALSDYPDSVVVDIASVKAEILEQLRRRGVDLSRYVGTHPMAGREKSGPVAARGELFTSMPWVVCPSEETSGSALQTARSLATDLGAVVSQFTPDEHDEAVALVSHLPQVMSSLVASRLQGTPLHALSLAGNGLRDVTRIAASDPALWVQILGGNAAKVVDILYGVREDLNRLIGTLEKPTAPGARLDLAQLMSEGNAGQARIPGKHGGPPQAYSWLTVLVDDKPGQIARLLTEIGEIGVNLEDLRLDHSSGQNVGMVEISVLPNKHDHLIEALNDRGWRVLQ; encoded by the coding sequence ATGTCCGCTTTCCACAGCCAGGGCCGCGGGCACCTGGACGGCCCGGTCGTGGTCCTCGGCACCGGCCTGTTGGGCACCAGCATCGGACTGGGCCTGCGCGGCCGGGGTGTCCCGGTGTTCCTGTCCGATCCCTCGCCCACCAACCAGGCGGTAGCCGTGGACATCGGGGCGGGCCGGCCGCTTGCTGAGCTGGGCGGCAGGGTTCCGCAGCTGGTGGTGGTCGCGGCTCCGCCCGACGTCACGGCGGATGTCGTGGCAGCGGCCCTGTCCGACTACCCTGACTCGGTTGTGGTGGATATCGCCAGCGTGAAGGCGGAGATCCTGGAGCAGCTGCGCCGCCGCGGCGTTGACCTGTCCCGCTACGTTGGCACGCACCCCATGGCCGGACGGGAAAAGTCCGGTCCCGTGGCCGCGCGGGGCGAGCTGTTCACCTCGATGCCGTGGGTGGTGTGCCCGTCTGAGGAGACGTCGGGCTCCGCCCTGCAGACGGCCCGTTCCCTGGCCACAGACCTGGGCGCCGTCGTCTCCCAGTTCACCCCCGACGAACACGACGAAGCCGTGGCCCTGGTCTCGCACCTGCCCCAGGTCATGTCCTCGCTGGTGGCGAGCCGGTTGCAGGGCACACCCCTGCACGCGCTGTCCCTGGCCGGCAACGGCCTGCGCGACGTCACCCGCATTGCTGCCAGTGATCCCGCCCTGTGGGTCCAGATCCTTGGCGGCAACGCGGCGAAGGTGGTGGACATCCTCTACGGCGTCCGGGAAGACCTCAACCGGCTGATCGGCACCCTGGAAAAGCCGACAGCCCCCGGGGCGCGGCTGGACCTGGCCCAGCTCATGAGCGAGGGCAACGCCGGCCAGGCACGCATTCCGGGCAAGCACGGCGGACCGCCGCAGGCATACTCCTGGCTGACGGTCCTGGTGGATGACAAACCGGGTCAGATCGCGCGGCTCCTGACCGAAATCGGTGAGATCGGCGTCAACCTGGAGGACCTCCGCCTGGACCACTCGTCCGGCCAAAACGTGGGTATGGTGGAAATATCCGTGTTGCCGAACAAGCACGACCACCTGATCGAAGCACTAAACGACCGCGGATGGCGGGTACTTCAGTAA
- the cmk gene encoding (d)CMP kinase, giving the protein MTQELLDTMPALRIGRPLVVAIDGPSGSGKSSVSKEVARRLRLAYLDTGAMYRALTWYCVTEGIDLDDAAAVEQASRDLVLELSTSPQDEYVRVDGVDVTDAIREPAISSAVSAVATTLGARTELIRRQRELIEKHHRRMVVEGRDITTVVAPGAEVRMLLTASEEARLRRRGIQLGGTQDAEQLAAQVTRRDAKDSTVVNFTKAASGVVTLDSSDLDFEQTVAAALVIVTKALNRD; this is encoded by the coding sequence ATGACACAGGAACTTCTCGACACCATGCCCGCGCTGCGCATCGGACGGCCGCTGGTGGTGGCCATTGACGGCCCCTCCGGGTCCGGCAAGTCCAGCGTCAGCAAGGAAGTGGCCCGCAGGCTCCGGCTCGCCTACCTGGACACGGGCGCGATGTACCGCGCCCTGACGTGGTACTGCGTCACCGAGGGAATCGACCTCGACGACGCCGCAGCCGTGGAACAGGCATCCCGGGACCTGGTGCTGGAACTGAGCACCAGCCCGCAGGACGAGTACGTCCGGGTGGACGGCGTGGACGTCACTGACGCCATCCGCGAACCGGCAATCTCCTCGGCCGTCAGCGCTGTGGCCACCACACTGGGCGCCCGGACGGAACTTATCCGCCGGCAGCGGGAACTGATTGAAAAGCACCACCGCCGCATGGTGGTCGAGGGCAGGGACATCACTACCGTCGTCGCGCCCGGCGCGGAAGTCCGCATGCTGCTGACCGCCAGTGAGGAAGCGCGGCTGCGCCGGCGTGGAATCCAGCTCGGCGGCACGCAGGACGCGGAACAGCTGGCCGCGCAGGTGACCCGCCGCGATGCCAAGGATTCCACGGTGGTGAACTTCACGAAGGCGGCCTCCGGTGTTGTCACCTTGGACTCGTCGGACCTCGACTTCGAGCAGACCGTCGCTGCAGCCCTGGTGATCGTCACGAAGGCCCTCAACCGTGACTGA
- a CDS encoding 1-acyl-sn-glycerol-3-phosphate acyltransferase — protein sequence MTWSRPVGWILDHMVYRTTVTGKDNVPTGGPVIFAANHISFLDGPVMFGASPRPMHILVKQEMFQGFLGRVLTASGQLPVDRRGDRAALQRCKEVLDAGRCVGILPEGTRGSGAAADINGGVAWLALNSGAPVVPVAILGTRRGAEHLDSVPRPGRRFHVSFGNALTLARRAGESGRASMDRAALEIRAALAGHVQDSIQLSGQPLPFADARQDLTAVAGTPADDH from the coding sequence ATGACCTGGAGCCGGCCGGTGGGCTGGATCCTGGACCATATGGTGTACCGGACCACCGTCACGGGCAAGGACAACGTGCCCACCGGAGGCCCGGTGATTTTTGCCGCGAACCACATCAGCTTCCTGGACGGGCCGGTCATGTTCGGTGCCTCGCCACGGCCCATGCACATCCTGGTCAAACAGGAGATGTTCCAGGGATTCCTTGGCCGGGTCCTTACCGCCTCCGGGCAATTGCCCGTGGACCGGCGGGGCGACCGCGCAGCACTGCAGCGCTGCAAGGAAGTGCTCGACGCCGGACGGTGCGTTGGGATCCTTCCCGAAGGTACGCGGGGGAGCGGGGCCGCGGCGGACATCAACGGCGGCGTGGCCTGGCTGGCGCTGAATTCCGGAGCCCCGGTGGTTCCGGTGGCGATCCTGGGGACCCGCAGGGGAGCGGAGCACCTCGATTCCGTGCCCCGGCCGGGCAGGCGCTTCCACGTCAGCTTCGGAAATGCCCTCACCCTTGCCCGCCGGGCAGGGGAAAGCGGGCGTGCTTCAATGGACAGGGCGGCGCTGGAAATCCGCGCCGCGCTGGCAGGGCACGTCCAGGACTCCATTCAACTCAGCGGGCAGCCACTGCCTTTCGCAGATGCCCGCCAAGACTTAACAGCAGTAGCCGGGACGCCGGCAGATGACCACTAA